The nucleotide window CCGCTCTTGGCGGCGAGCTCCTTTGCGGCATCCTTCATCTGGTCCGGGCTGTCCCTGGCGTAGACTACGAGGTCAGTTCCTTCGGCGGTTCCAAGGAGCTCGTCGATGCCTATGGCTGGAACCTCCTCCTCTGGCTTTATTGAGGCAATTGCCCGTATCCCAAGCCACTCGATGGCGTACTCGTCGGGCGGCATCTGGATGACGGCGGTTTTATTGTCCTCAACCAGCGCCCTGTATGCCTCCACTATCGTCCCAACCCTGCTCTCGAAGTCCTTGTAACTCGACCTGTAAAGCCCGGCCCCCGAGGGGTTGACCCTCTCGAGCGCCTTTTCTGTGGCTCTCGCTATGGCCAGGGCATTGGTCGGGTCCAGCCAGACGCCGTGCGGGTTGTCCTTATCGTTGTACCAGTATTCGGGGAGATAGCGGAAGCCCTCGCGCTTGTAGTCATCGAGGAAAAGTGCCTCCCCCGTTATCGTACCCTCATCAATCAGCTCGGCTATCTTCTTCTCTACCGGGAGATGGCCGCCGGTGGTTACTATCACGTCGGCTTTCCTCAGGAGTTCGATCTGGCTCGCGGTTAGCTGGTACTCGTGGGGGTCGGCTCCTGGTGGAATGAGGTAGACGACCTCAACGGAGTCTCCGAAGGCGTCCTGAACTATCGAAGCAATCGGGGCTATGCTTGTAACTACGAGGGGTTTCTCTGAGGAGGCTCCGGCGAAGGGGATGAGCCCTGCCGCCGCGGTTAGTAAGATGAATGTGATAATCAATCCTCTCGCCCTCATTTTCGGTCACCCGAACTCTTTTTAATGGCCGGCTTTAAAAAGCCCTCGGAAACTTTAAATACCCCTAGCCGAAATACCACCGGGTGTCGTGATGGAGCGACTGTGGGCTTTAATAATCCTCACGCTCTTCATCGGAGCGGCCGCACCGCAGGTGACCGGCTACGATGTGACCGGAAAGGTGAGCGTCGAGATAAGTCCCAACTCGGAGCTGCTGAGCGTGGTTTACTACCTTGCCTTTGGACGGAGCGACCCCTTTGTCATAGACCGTGGCGGTTATCTCGATGAGGTTGATTCGTACTTTGCCCCCTACAGGAACCACCGCGCGGTTCAGATGCTTCGAGAACACCTTGAAAAGGCCGCTTCCATCTCGGAGAGGGACCTTAGACTGTTCTACACAGAATACTACCTCCTTCTCTGCACAGAACCTCCTGAGCTCCAGCCCTGGGGGAACATCGACGACCCCTGGACCCTCGACTTCATCGAGGCCCTTAGGGACTTCGCCAGGGAGAGCGACTTCATGGCCTTTTACAGAACCCATCAGAATTACTACCGAGAAGACCTCGGGATATACACGAACGCGCTCTCGCTCCTGCCACCGGACGAGTTCCTGAGCAGGTACACCGACGTTTCTAACGTTCGCTTCGAGTTCCTGCACCCGTTCCTGGTGGCAATACACGGCCACAGCTTCAACCCCGTCAGGGACGGCGTCCAGATATACGGGGCCGGGGGAATGGTGCCGCTCGTGAGACGCGACCCCCAGAGGACGGCCTGGAGCTACAAGACCGCTAGAGACACGATGTTCGGCCTGCCCCTCAACAGGGACTACGTGAACAACACGGGCCTCGACGAGCTTATCTACCTGGGCTTCGTCTACCACGAGCTGGGCCACGACATTACTCTGCCGGGCCTCTACGCCAACTACGGCGACACCTACTCGCTGGCCTACCTGGAGGAGGCCATTGAGGAGGACATGCCCTACCTCGCGCGCTACGACATTCACTTCTGGGACCGGACGGGAATGATATACGAGGGCTTCGCCGACGGCTGGCTGGACTTCGCGCTCTCCAACGTGGACCCTGACTACGCAGCTCTGGCGGTGTGGCTCCAGAGGGCCTGGGGCGAGTTCTGGATAGACGAGGTGCTCCAGCTCTACGGCAAGTACGCGGCAATGAGCGTCGGGAACTCCGTCCCCATTGACGACTACGTGGACGAGATGCTCGTTGACCTGAGAACCATGATTCCCCCTGAGAATGCCGGGAAGATCTACAGCGAGCGCGTCCCGGTGACCCCGCTGAGGGCCTTCGACAGGGGCGCCGTTACAGGAAAAGTCGTGGTGGTCTACGGAACGCAAAACCCAGACCCAAAGGGAACGGAATACGACAGAGAAACCGCTGAACTCATAGCCGAGAACCTCAGGATCTTCTACTCCCAGTGGAACGGGACGGTGGAGGTTTCGATCAAGGCGGACGTGAACGTCACCGACGAGGACCTGGGGTCGAACTTGGTGCTGGTTGGAGGGCCTTACTCAAACTCGCTCGTCGATGAGCTGGACGAGGACTTTCCGCTCCGCTTCGTGCCCGTGGGAGACGGCCACTGGGTCCTCGAGAAGAATCCTGGCCAGGAGGTTTACTCCTACGTTCTAACGGAGAACGATGAAGACCCAGTTATCGCGGGGGAGCTTGGGAACATCACGGGAACCGCCGTAATAATGGCTGTGATGAACCCCTACAACCCTGGAAACTACATCGTCTGGGTGGCGGGAGAGAACAGGAACCTGACGGCCCTCTTCCAGAACCCGACCTACTACCTGAGCAGCTACGAAATATGGAGTGAAAAGGGAATAGAAATTGGCTTCTACGTTCAGCCGCTGGCGTCTCCGTGAGGGGATTTCTCCCCGCCCTTTCCGTTTCCGTTGCTCTTGATGTGGGGTTTGCCGATGGCTATCGTGAACCCCTTGAAGCTGTCGTCCTTTCTGTTGAACTCTATCGCCAGCGGAAGCCCGTTGTCCTCGTTGAAGACTATGCGCACTATTCTCGCCCGCGAGTGGTCGTTCAGGTAGCCCTCCTTGAGGTCGTCGTAGTTATCGAGCACCTCATCTATGCTATCGCTGTGCATATCGTAGATTTCCCTAGCGTAAACGCTGTGGTTCCTGATTTCCTGAACCTTCTTTTCCCGGTCCAAGCTATCACACCCTCAGGCTTTGCGCCAGGCTCCCTCGCGGAACTTAAAAACTTTCCTGCGCTCTGCCATTCTGAGTGCTTCCTCAAGCTTGCCCTTCGGGACTTCCATCCCGTGGAGCTCCTTGAAAAGGTCGATGATTTCATCGGTGGTTAGAGCTTCCTTCTCCTCGAAGAGGTTGCCAACGAGGTTTATCATGTCCTCAACGAAGTTCCACGGGAAGACTATCCACGCCCAATCGATCTCCTCACCGTAGTAGTCGGGCTTGAAGCGCGAACCCCTGATGGTGAGGAGCGTTGCAACCTTTATCTCGGCCGGTTCCTTGCCCTCGATGTAGTTCTTAGCTAGGGTTAGGCTCTCACCAGTGTCGCTGATGTCGTCGACGATGAGAACCTTCTTGCCGCTCAGGTCGTAGCTGGTGCCGTACTTGAGCCTTGCCTTCCCGTCCGGGGTCGCTGTAACGCCCCAGTGCTCGACCTTGAGGCTGACCAGGTCCTTGATGCCGAGGTAGTCGCAGTAGAGCCTCGCTGCAACCCAGCCCCCTCTGGCGAGCCCGACCACGACATCGGGCTTCCAGCCGTCTTCGAGAATCTTCCAGGCGCCTTCCTTTGCCCACCTTTCTATGTCGTCCCAAGAAGCGAGATAAGCCGGAAACTTCTTCATTGGATTTCCCTTAATTGAGCGGAGGGAAGGGTGTATTTAAGTGTTTTGCTCCAGGGCGTTGATTGGGGGATGATAAAAAAGGCTGGAAATCAGACCTTAACTCTCTTCCAAACCGTTCCCCGCGGGGTGTCCTCGAGCTGAACACCCATCTCCCTGAGCTGGGCCCTTATCATGTCGGCCAAAGCAAAGTTGCGCTCCTTCCTGAGCTGGGCGCGGACGTCGATGAGGAGCTGAATTAGCTTTTCTTCCTCACCCGCCCTCTGCTCCCTGAAGTAGTCCTCGAAGATGCCGAAGACCTCGCTTACGATCCTGAAGAACTCCAGCGCCTTGCGGAGGATGCTCTCCTTCGGCTTTTCTGCTTTCGTTAGATACCTGTTGACCGCGTTGCTTGCCTCGAACACCGCCTTTAACGCTTCGGCGGTGTTGAAGTCGTCGTCCATAGCACTGTAGAACTTCTCCCTCGCGTTTCTTATGGCCTCGTAGGCCTCGAACTCTTCCTGACCCCACTTGAATGCTATATCTGCCCTCTCCATGGCCACGCGGATGTTCTCGAGGGTGTTGTAGAGCCTCTCGAGGTTGTTCTTGGCGTGCTCCATGCCCTCCTCGGTGTAGTCAAGCGGTGAGCGGTAGTGCCTCTGGAGGATGAAGAGCCTTATGACCTCGGGGTCGTAGCGCTCCAGCATTTCCCTTATAGTCACGAAGTTGCCGAGACTCTTGCTCATTTTCTCCCCGTTCACCATCAGGAAGCCGGTATGGAGCCAGTACCTGACCCACTCGTGCCCCGTGCAGGCCTCGGTCTGGGCTATCTCGTTCTCGTGGTGCGGGAAGATGAGGTCGTTGCCGCCGCCGTGGATGTCAAAGCTCTCCCCGAGGTACTTGGTGCTCATCGTGGAGCACTCTATGTGCCAGCCGGGCCTTCCCTCGCCCCACGGTGAAGACCATTTAGGCTCTCCCGGCTTGGCCTTCTTCCAGAGGGCGAAGTCCTCGGGGTTCCTCTTGCCCTCGCCGGGCTCAACTCTTGCACCCTTCCTGAGCTCTTCAAGCTTTATCCCGCTGAGCTTTCCGTACTCCCTGAACCTCTGAACCTCGAAGTAAACGCCGTCAGAGCCTTCGTAGGCGTAGCCCTTCTCCTGGAGCTTCCTCACGAACTCTATAATGTCGTCCATGTGCTCGGTGACGCGCGGATAGACGTCGGCGGGCTTGACCTTCAGGGCCTTCATGTCCTCAAGGAAGAGGTGGAGGAACCTCTCGGCAAGCTTCCTTGGATCCTCTCCGGTTTCATTCGCCCTGCGGATAATTTTATCGTCGATGTCGGTGAAGTTCATAACCATGAGAACGCTGTAGCCGTGGTGCTCAAGGTATCTTCGGATAACGTCGAAGGCCACGTAGGTTCTGGCGTGGCCGAGGTGAGTGTAATCGTAAACCGTTGGCCCACAGACGTACATCCTGACCTCCCCGTCTCTCAAAGGCCTGAACTCCTCCTTCTGCTTTGTCAGGGTGTTGTACACTCTTATAGCCATTTTCTCACCACCGGGGGAACTTCGCGAAGCCCTTTTATTAGGTTATCGCCTTCATTATGGCCAGATTTGTGTACGCGGCCCGCTCTTTTTTTGGAAGTCTGGATGTGTGTGCACGGCCACCGGCAAAAGCTTAAAAAGTAACCCTCTCAATCCGGGGTAGAGCAGGAAAAAGGAGGTTACGATGATGAAGGTTCAGAAGGGAGACGTCATAAGGCTTCACTACACCGGAAAGGTCAAGGAGACCGGCGAGGTCTTTGACACCACCTACGAGGAGGTTGCCAAGGAAGCCGGAATCTACAACGAGAACGGTATTTACGGCCCGGTTCCGATAGCCGTCGGCGCCGGTCACGTCCTCGGCGGCCTCGATGAGCAGCTTGAGGGCCTCGAGGTCGGGAAGAAGTACGAGATAATCGTTCCACCCGAGAAGGGTTTTGGAAAGCGCGACCCCAAGCTCATAAAGACCTTCACCCTCGGTCAGTTCAGGAGGCAGGGCATCTACCCGTTCCCGGGAATGCCGGTTGAGATAGAGACCGAGAGCGGCAGGAAGCTCAAGGGCCGCGTCCTCACCGTCAGCGGCGGCCGCGTGAGGGTTGATTTCAACCACCCCTACGCCGGCAAGCACCTCATCTACGAGGCAGAGGTTGTTGAGAAGATTGAGGATCCGATAGAGAAGGTCAAGGCCCTGATAGAGCTCCGCATGCCGATGGTGGATACCGAGAA belongs to Thermococcus camini and includes:
- a CDS encoding metal ABC transporter solute-binding protein, Zn/Mn family, producing the protein MRARGLIITFILLTAAAGLIPFAGASSEKPLVVTSIAPIASIVQDAFGDSVEVVYLIPPGADPHEYQLTASQIELLRKADVIVTTGGHLPVEKKIAELIDEGTITGEALFLDDYKREGFRYLPEYWYNDKDNPHGVWLDPTNALAIARATEKALERVNPSGAGLYRSSYKDFESRVGTIVEAYRALVEDNKTAVIQMPPDEYAIEWLGIRAIASIKPEEEVPAIGIDELLGTAEGTDLVVYARDSPDQMKDAAKELAAKSGKPLAEITVFWSDRPYTEVLIENSAAILKALGGRPGETPPARRDDVGRYVALSLVVGIVLGVALGVILKK
- a CDS encoding DUF4932 domain-containing protein is translated as MERLWALIILTLFIGAAAPQVTGYDVTGKVSVEISPNSELLSVVYYLAFGRSDPFVIDRGGYLDEVDSYFAPYRNHRAVQMLREHLEKAASISERDLRLFYTEYYLLLCTEPPELQPWGNIDDPWTLDFIEALRDFARESDFMAFYRTHQNYYREDLGIYTNALSLLPPDEFLSRYTDVSNVRFEFLHPFLVAIHGHSFNPVRDGVQIYGAGGMVPLVRRDPQRTAWSYKTARDTMFGLPLNRDYVNNTGLDELIYLGFVYHELGHDITLPGLYANYGDTYSLAYLEEAIEEDMPYLARYDIHFWDRTGMIYEGFADGWLDFALSNVDPDYAALAVWLQRAWGEFWIDEVLQLYGKYAAMSVGNSVPIDDYVDEMLVDLRTMIPPENAGKIYSERVPVTPLRAFDRGAVTGKVVVVYGTQNPDPKGTEYDRETAELIAENLRIFYSQWNGTVEVSIKADVNVTDEDLGSNLVLVGGPYSNSLVDELDEDFPLRFVPVGDGHWVLEKNPGQEVYSYVLTENDEDPVIAGELGNITGTAVIMAVMNPYNPGNYIVWVAGENRNLTALFQNPTYYLSSYEIWSEKGIEIGFYVQPLASP
- a CDS encoding phosphoribosyltransferase, with the translated sequence MKKFPAYLASWDDIERWAKEGAWKILEDGWKPDVVVGLARGGWVAARLYCDYLGIKDLVSLKVEHWGVTATPDGKARLKYGTSYDLSGKKVLIVDDISDTGESLTLAKNYIEGKEPAEIKVATLLTIRGSRFKPDYYGEEIDWAWIVFPWNFVEDMINLVGNLFEEKEALTTDEIIDLFKELHGMEVPKGKLEEALRMAERRKVFKFREGAWRKA
- the cysS gene encoding cysteine--tRNA ligase; translated protein: MAIRVYNTLTKQKEEFRPLRDGEVRMYVCGPTVYDYTHLGHARTYVAFDVIRRYLEHHGYSVLMVMNFTDIDDKIIRRANETGEDPRKLAERFLHLFLEDMKALKVKPADVYPRVTEHMDDIIEFVRKLQEKGYAYEGSDGVYFEVQRFREYGKLSGIKLEELRKGARVEPGEGKRNPEDFALWKKAKPGEPKWSSPWGEGRPGWHIECSTMSTKYLGESFDIHGGGNDLIFPHHENEIAQTEACTGHEWVRYWLHTGFLMVNGEKMSKSLGNFVTIREMLERYDPEVIRLFILQRHYRSPLDYTEEGMEHAKNNLERLYNTLENIRVAMERADIAFKWGQEEFEAYEAIRNAREKFYSAMDDDFNTAEALKAVFEASNAVNRYLTKAEKPKESILRKALEFFRIVSEVFGIFEDYFREQRAGEEEKLIQLLIDVRAQLRKERNFALADMIRAQLREMGVQLEDTPRGTVWKRVKV
- a CDS encoding FKBP-type peptidyl-prolyl cis-trans isomerase, producing MMKVQKGDVIRLHYTGKVKETGEVFDTTYEEVAKEAGIYNENGIYGPVPIAVGAGHVLGGLDEQLEGLEVGKKYEIIVPPEKGFGKRDPKLIKTFTLGQFRRQGIYPFPGMPVEIETESGRKLKGRVLTVSGGRVRVDFNHPYAGKHLIYEAEVVEKIEDPIEKVKALIELRMPMVDTEKVIIEVGEKDVTVDFSNAGLDRNTLVLGEILLESDLKFIGYEEVNFKPGVDELLKPPEEKGEEVVELEEEVSEPLVEKTEENEEAEEKEKGEAKETEEPSSENAEEAETAEKKTKKKTTRKSTSRKSTKGRKTRRTTTRKTTSKKKTKAAEEKKGESKEE